Proteins encoded in a region of the Paludisphaera rhizosphaerae genome:
- a CDS encoding efflux RND transporter periplasmic adaptor subunit — protein MHATLVVVRRIIKILVLTVLAVVGGVLGLSKMGIDVLPPPYSEKVHASVEYLTEHYHKARELVSSKLEGHGEGEEAHHEPHKVVVTTPKIMDVTLTERYVCQIHSQRHIEVRALESGYLENIAVREGQTVKKGDLMFKVIPVLYQAKLDAELAEAQLAQLEFNYTKKLSESKVVAPTEVSLLQAKLAKAQAKAALAKAELNFTDVRAPFDGIADKQLHQLGSLVNEGDILTTLSDNSTMWVYFNVPERRYLEYMAEVGQNKEAPVIELELANHNTFPQPGKIGAIEGKFNNETGNIAFRADFPNPDRLLRHGQTGTILWSRPLHNALVIPQRATFENLAKQYIYVVGEDEVVRQRGITVDHELDDIYVLAEGVIDPKEKLIVEGTRQVRDGDKVEYEFREPEEVLAHAKHKAE, from the coding sequence ATGCACGCCACCCTCGTCGTCGTCCGGCGAATTATCAAAATCCTGGTGCTGACGGTCCTGGCCGTCGTCGGCGGCGTCCTCGGGTTGTCGAAGATGGGGATCGACGTTCTTCCGCCCCCCTACTCGGAGAAGGTCCACGCCAGCGTGGAATACCTGACCGAGCACTACCATAAGGCCAGGGAGCTCGTCTCCAGCAAGCTGGAGGGACACGGCGAGGGAGAGGAAGCCCACCATGAACCCCACAAGGTCGTGGTGACCACTCCCAAGATCATGGACGTCACCCTCACTGAGCGGTACGTCTGCCAGATCCACTCGCAGCGACACATCGAAGTCCGCGCCCTGGAGAGCGGCTACCTGGAGAACATCGCGGTCAGGGAAGGACAGACGGTCAAGAAGGGGGACCTGATGTTCAAGGTCATCCCGGTCCTCTACCAGGCCAAACTGGACGCCGAGCTGGCCGAGGCTCAACTCGCCCAGTTGGAGTTCAATTACACGAAGAAGCTGTCTGAGTCCAAGGTTGTCGCCCCGACGGAAGTCTCCCTGCTCCAGGCCAAGCTGGCCAAGGCTCAGGCCAAGGCGGCCCTGGCGAAGGCCGAGTTGAACTTCACCGACGTTCGGGCCCCCTTCGACGGAATCGCCGACAAGCAGCTCCACCAGTTGGGCAGCCTCGTCAATGAGGGGGACATTCTCACGACCCTCTCCGACAACAGCACCATGTGGGTCTATTTCAACGTCCCCGAGAGGCGCTATCTCGAATACATGGCGGAGGTCGGCCAGAACAAGGAAGCCCCAGTCATCGAGCTGGAGTTGGCGAACCACAACACGTTCCCGCAGCCCGGCAAGATCGGTGCGATCGAGGGCAAGTTCAACAACGAGACCGGCAACATCGCCTTTCGCGCGGACTTTCCGAACCCCGACAGGCTGCTCCGGCACGGCCAGACCGGCACCATCCTGTGGAGCCGGCCGTTGCACAACGCCCTCGTCATCCCGCAACGGGCGACCTTCGAGAATCTGGCCAAGCAATACATCTACGTCGTCGGCGAAGACGAGGTGGTCCGTCAGCGTGGGATCACCGTCGACCACGAACTCGACGACATCTACGTCCTCGCCGAGGGGGTCATCGACCCGAAAGAGAAGCTCATCGTCGAAGGGACCCGTCAGGTCCGCGACGGCGACAAGGTCGAATACGAGTTCCGCGAGCCGGAAGAGGTTCTCGCGCACGCGAAGCACAAGGCGGAGTAA
- the tadA gene encoding tRNA adenosine(34) deaminase TadA: protein MSSRGGEDGDSDRDRRMMERALTLAREAAAMGEVPVGAVVAIGDRVVSQAYNLRETIHDPTAHAERVALTLAGRALGRWRLDDCTLYVTLEPCVMCAGAIVHARIARLVYGAVDPKAGACRSLYRLVDDRRLNHRVPTTAGILAEDCGEILSLFFHDRRLSSKLR, encoded by the coding sequence ATGTCGAGCCGAGGCGGGGAGGATGGCGATTCGGATCGCGACCGTCGGATGATGGAACGCGCGCTGACGCTGGCGCGCGAGGCTGCCGCGATGGGCGAGGTCCCCGTGGGAGCCGTGGTGGCGATCGGCGATCGCGTCGTCTCCCAGGCCTACAACCTCCGGGAGACGATCCACGATCCGACCGCCCACGCCGAGCGGGTGGCGTTGACGCTCGCGGGTCGGGCGCTGGGACGCTGGCGGCTCGACGACTGCACACTCTACGTGACGCTTGAACCGTGCGTGATGTGCGCCGGGGCGATCGTTCATGCGCGGATCGCCCGTCTGGTTTACGGAGCGGTCGATCCCAAGGCGGGAGCCTGCCGGAGCCTTTATCGCCTGGTCGACGACCGCCGTTTGAATCATCGCGTTCCAACGACGGCAGGGATTTTGGCGGAAGACTGCGGCGAAATCCTCAGTCTGTTCTTCCACGATCGACGGCTTTCCTCTAAACTACGTTGA
- a CDS encoding opioid growth factor receptor-related protein, with product MSQLVEFYRGTGEDAEGRKLADVWAFSDDEMEFHHDFIQWIFPLQQASRFNPYAPILSDRDIAAFQDEPVLRDNLKHSFDRFLAFVGLEEKDGRVVPAADFESKRQIFLAPDHNWLRITRALTSLRLLGLPEQSEALYEGLLDLIKDGQARITAETRRFWKNAARPDAGD from the coding sequence ATGTCGCAGCTCGTCGAATTCTACCGCGGGACCGGGGAGGATGCGGAGGGGAGGAAGCTGGCCGACGTCTGGGCCTTCTCCGACGACGAGATGGAGTTCCACCACGACTTCATCCAGTGGATTTTCCCTCTCCAGCAGGCCAGCCGGTTCAATCCGTACGCCCCGATCCTCTCCGACCGAGACATCGCCGCCTTCCAGGACGAGCCGGTCCTCCGCGACAACCTCAAACATTCCTTCGACCGATTCCTGGCGTTCGTGGGCCTGGAGGAGAAGGACGGGCGGGTCGTCCCGGCGGCCGATTTCGAATCCAAACGCCAGATCTTCCTCGCGCCCGACCACAACTGGCTGCGGATCACCCGCGCGCTGACGAGCCTCCGACTGCTGGGCCTTCCCGAGCAGTCGGAGGCTCTATACGAAGGACTGCTGGACCTGATCAAGGACGGCCAGGCCCGGATCACGGCCGAGACCCGGCGGTTCTGGAAGAATGCGGCACGGCCCGACGCCGGCGATTGA
- a CDS encoding MIP/aquaporin family protein produces MLVGKLIVEFIGTFFLVFTVGMTVKSPDAAAMAPLAIGSALMIMVYAGGHFSGGHYNPAVTLGVTLRGKLSFADAVPYWIAQFIGAVAAAAAVQFIKASATGGLPPGPPAGDYTVPAKLLVEFLFTFALVYVVLNAATAKGTEGNSFYGLAIGFTVVVGAFAVGPVSGGAFNPAVAVGAAVMGLGKWADIWIPLAADFLGGAAAAILFTSIDMGGDRTTTS; encoded by the coding sequence ATGTTGGTCGGCAAGTTGATCGTCGAGTTCATCGGCACCTTCTTTCTGGTTTTCACCGTAGGTATGACGGTGAAATCGCCCGACGCGGCTGCAATGGCACCGCTGGCCATCGGCTCGGCGCTGATGATCATGGTGTATGCGGGCGGACACTTCTCGGGGGGCCACTACAACCCGGCTGTCACCCTGGGCGTCACTCTGCGGGGCAAGCTCAGCTTCGCCGACGCCGTCCCCTACTGGATCGCCCAGTTCATCGGAGCGGTGGCCGCCGCCGCGGCCGTGCAGTTCATCAAGGCCAGCGCGACCGGCGGACTGCCTCCTGGACCGCCGGCGGGCGATTACACGGTTCCCGCCAAGCTGCTCGTCGAGTTCTTGTTCACCTTCGCCCTGGTCTACGTCGTGCTGAACGCGGCTACGGCCAAGGGAACTGAGGGGAACTCGTTCTATGGCCTGGCGATCGGCTTCACGGTCGTCGTCGGCGCGTTCGCCGTCGGACCGGTTTCGGGCGGGGCGTTCAACCCGGCCGTTGCCGTCGGCGCGGCGGTCATGGGCCTGGGCAAGTGGGCGGACATCTGGATCCCCCTCGCGGCCGACTTCCTCGGCGGCGCCGCCGCGGCGATCCTCTTCACCTCGATCGACATGGGCGGCGACCGCACCACCACCTCATGA
- the hslU gene encoding ATP-dependent protease ATPase subunit HslU has protein sequence MSEHELTPRRIVAELDRDIVGQADAKRAVAIALRNRWRRRMLSDDLRAQVTPKNILLIGPTGVGKTEIARRLATLVGAPFIKTEATKFTEVGYYGRDVESLIRDLVEASILLVREIERKRVQEQAEARVEDRLLDLMLPPQSSPSPSPWDPTPPPGAADEAAERRARSREKLRARLTAGELEDREVEVMIPGRSAPPVSILGAGNLEQMEMDIQGMFEKIMPKAAKPRRTTVREARPILLQQEVDALLDPEKVNQAAVELAQESGIVFIDEIDKVAGDDGGSRGPDVSRQGVQRDLLPIVEGTTVNTKYGPVKTDHILFVAAGAFHRSKPSDLMPELQGRFPIRVEMHDLARDDFARILREPRASLLRQYEALLSAEGVTIEFTDDAIEAMADLAFQVNRSTQNIGARRLHTILERVLEDVSFDAPERKGERIVIDAVLVRNRLDDVARDEDLSRYIL, from the coding sequence GTGTCCGAGCACGAGCTGACGCCCCGGCGGATCGTCGCCGAACTGGATCGCGACATCGTCGGCCAGGCCGACGCCAAGCGCGCGGTGGCGATCGCCCTGCGCAACCGTTGGCGGCGGCGGATGCTTTCGGACGACCTTCGCGCCCAGGTGACACCCAAGAACATCCTGCTGATCGGCCCGACCGGAGTCGGCAAGACCGAGATCGCCCGTCGGCTGGCGACCCTCGTCGGCGCTCCGTTCATCAAGACCGAAGCAACCAAGTTCACCGAGGTCGGCTACTACGGTCGCGATGTTGAGAGCCTGATCCGAGACCTCGTCGAGGCGTCTATCCTCCTCGTCCGCGAGATCGAGCGCAAACGCGTCCAGGAACAGGCCGAGGCACGCGTCGAGGACCGACTGCTCGACCTGATGCTGCCGCCGCAGTCGTCCCCCTCGCCATCGCCCTGGGATCCGACCCCGCCGCCGGGAGCCGCGGACGAGGCGGCCGAACGTCGGGCGCGGTCGCGGGAGAAGCTCCGGGCTCGGCTGACGGCCGGCGAGTTGGAGGACCGCGAGGTCGAGGTCATGATCCCCGGCCGATCCGCCCCGCCGGTCTCGATCCTCGGCGCGGGGAACCTGGAGCAGATGGAGATGGACATCCAGGGGATGTTCGAGAAGATCATGCCCAAGGCCGCCAAGCCGCGTCGGACGACCGTCCGCGAGGCCCGGCCGATCTTGCTCCAGCAGGAAGTCGACGCTCTCCTCGACCCCGAGAAGGTGAACCAGGCGGCCGTCGAACTGGCCCAGGAGTCGGGGATCGTCTTCATCGACGAGATCGACAAGGTCGCCGGCGACGACGGCGGCTCGCGGGGGCCCGACGTCTCCCGCCAGGGCGTCCAGCGCGACCTGCTGCCCATCGTCGAGGGGACGACGGTCAACACCAAGTACGGCCCGGTGAAGACCGACCACATCCTCTTCGTCGCGGCCGGAGCATTCCACCGCAGCAAACCGTCCGACCTGATGCCCGAACTCCAGGGGCGGTTCCCGATCCGGGTCGAGATGCACGACCTCGCCCGCGACGACTTCGCCCGGATCCTTCGGGAGCCTCGGGCCTCCCTCCTCCGCCAGTACGAAGCCCTGCTTAGCGCCGAAGGGGTGACCATCGAGTTCACTGACGACGCCATCGAGGCGATGGCCGATCTGGCGTTTCAGGTCAACCGTTCCACCCAGAACATCGGCGCTCGCCGCCTGCACACGATTCTCGAACGGGTGCTGGAAGACGTCAGCTTCGACGCCCCCGAACGCAAGGGGGAGCGAATCGTCATCGACGCCGTCCTCGTCCGCAACCGCCTGGACGACGTCGCCCGTGACGAGGATCTCAGCCGCTACATTCTCTGA
- the hslV gene encoding ATP-dependent protease subunit HslV has product MKWHATTILSVRKGGKVAIGGDGQVTLGTQVMKADAVKIRKLLDGQVIVGFAGSAADGFALLERFEGKLKDHPNNIPRAAIELAKLWRTDRALRRLEAVLLVVDARHSLMLTGSGDVIQPTDGLLATGSGGGYALAAARALVAHSNLSAAEIVRESLTIAGGIDIYTNTHLTVEELPCPSTS; this is encoded by the coding sequence TTGAAGTGGCATGCGACGACGATCCTCTCGGTGCGGAAGGGGGGTAAGGTCGCCATCGGCGGCGACGGCCAGGTGACGCTGGGGACCCAGGTCATGAAGGCCGACGCGGTGAAGATCCGCAAACTGCTGGACGGCCAGGTCATCGTCGGCTTCGCCGGCTCGGCGGCCGACGGCTTCGCCCTGCTGGAGCGGTTCGAGGGCAAGCTGAAGGACCATCCCAACAATATCCCCCGGGCCGCTATCGAATTGGCCAAGCTCTGGCGGACCGACCGCGCCCTGCGCCGGCTGGAGGCCGTCCTGCTGGTCGTCGACGCCCGCCACAGCCTGATGCTCACCGGCTCCGGCGACGTCATCCAGCCGACCGACGGTCTGCTCGCCACCGGCTCCGGCGGAGGCTATGCGCTGGCGGCGGCACGGGCGTTGGTCGCTCATTCGAACCTCTCCGCTGCCGAGATCGTCCGCGAATCGCTGACGATCGCGGGGGGGATCGACATCTACACGAACACGCATCTGACGGTGGAGGAACTCCCGTGTCCGAGCACGAGCTGA
- a CDS encoding ArnT family glycosyltransferase, translated as MTPRLAVAALIAISALFRIVAASNLGLGNDEAYHFLYALHPALSYFDHPPMLAWVETLGLSGSPDLYSALALRAGFVALFAGSTYLMARIAGRWFGGWAGFYAALALNLTGYYGLAVGTFALPDGPLLFFWLLTIDRIDLALERPDRLRLWAAVGLVWGLAMLSKYHAVFLPAGTVLYLALRPGRRRLLLHPGPYLAVALGLIVFSPVIIWNVNNGWASFAFQGSRAVGGFRLRPDCLLGAIAAQAAYLFPWIWVMLIAVGWRLIAGWKDRDDEHERLALCLCVAPLGVFTAVACTRSVLPHWGLIGIVPLFPSLGRVLADRAIALPTQSRRRLALAAGFSVVVLAITLTEARTGWVQRSGLLTAKTDPTADGYGWDQVADRLEGLGVLDDPRTFIFTRNWFQSAQIAHATRLRRPVVCYNMGDARGFAFWSDPAEWVGRDGVMVMIDDDYTPFAFYEHFFKSCQPLDDFQVVRAGVPLRRVRVFRLNEQIAAVPYRYTREQALERDRLKEQLSEFLRDDPSPPQIGRRPAATRVD; from the coding sequence ATGACACCCAGGTTGGCGGTAGCCGCCCTGATTGCGATCTCGGCGCTGTTTCGAATCGTCGCGGCGTCGAATCTGGGGCTTGGGAACGACGAGGCGTACCACTTCCTGTACGCCCTGCACCCGGCCCTGAGTTATTTCGACCACCCGCCGATGCTTGCCTGGGTCGAGACGCTTGGGTTGTCCGGCTCGCCCGACCTCTACTCGGCCCTCGCCCTTCGGGCGGGCTTCGTCGCCCTTTTCGCGGGCTCGACGTACCTCATGGCCCGGATTGCTGGGCGCTGGTTCGGCGGCTGGGCCGGATTCTACGCGGCGCTGGCGCTGAACCTGACCGGCTATTACGGGCTGGCCGTGGGGACGTTCGCTCTGCCCGACGGCCCCCTGCTCTTCTTTTGGCTCCTGACCATCGACCGCATCGACCTCGCTCTGGAACGGCCCGACCGCCTCCGGCTCTGGGCGGCCGTCGGCCTGGTCTGGGGGCTGGCGATGTTGAGCAAATATCACGCGGTCTTTTTGCCCGCCGGGACCGTCCTTTACCTGGCCTTGCGGCCGGGCCGGCGACGGCTGCTGCTTCATCCCGGGCCTTATCTGGCGGTCGCACTCGGCCTGATCGTCTTCAGCCCGGTCATCATCTGGAACGTGAACAACGGCTGGGCGTCGTTCGCCTTCCAGGGGAGCCGCGCCGTCGGAGGGTTCCGACTCCGGCCCGACTGTCTTCTCGGAGCGATCGCCGCGCAGGCGGCCTATCTGTTCCCGTGGATCTGGGTGATGCTGATCGCCGTCGGCTGGCGGCTGATCGCCGGTTGGAAGGACCGCGACGACGAGCACGAGCGCCTGGCGCTCTGCCTTTGCGTCGCGCCTTTGGGCGTTTTCACGGCGGTCGCCTGCACCCGGTCGGTGCTGCCCCACTGGGGGCTGATTGGGATCGTCCCACTTTTCCCATCGCTCGGCCGAGTTCTGGCTGATCGAGCGATCGCTCTGCCGACGCAGTCGCGACGACGGCTCGCGTTGGCTGCTGGGTTCTCGGTCGTCGTCCTGGCGATCACGCTGACCGAGGCTCGCACGGGATGGGTCCAGCGATCGGGCCTGTTGACGGCGAAGACCGATCCCACGGCCGACGGCTACGGCTGGGATCAGGTCGCAGACAGGCTTGAGGGGCTGGGCGTGCTGGACGATCCCCGGACCTTCATCTTCACCCGCAACTGGTTTCAGAGCGCGCAGATCGCCCACGCGACGCGGCTCCGACGCCCGGTCGTCTGCTATAACATGGGCGACGCTCGCGGTTTCGCCTTCTGGAGCGATCCGGCCGAATGGGTCGGCCGCGACGGCGTCATGGTCATGATCGACGACGACTACACCCCGTTCGCCTTCTACGAACACTTCTTCAAGAGCTGCCAGCCGCTCGACGATTTCCAGGTCGTCCGCGCCGGCGTTCCTTTGCGACGCGTCCGGGTCTTCCGGCTCAACGAGCAGATTGCAGCCGTCCCATATCGGTACACGCGGGAGCAGGCCCTTGAGCGCGACCGGCTCAAGGAGCAACTCTCCGAGTTCCTCAGGGACGACCCCTCGCCTCCCCAGATCGGCCGCAGACCGGCTGCGACGCGCGTCGACTGA
- a CDS encoding efflux RND transporter permease subunit: MTLSDVCINRPVFTWVLVIVPLVLGAVSYSELGVDLFPDVDFPVCTVTTVLPGASVEEMESTVTKPIEDIINTVSGIDELRSTTQEGVSVVTVQFLLSKNGDVGTQEVRDKVNTILGDLPDGTDPPIIDKFDTGSMPVATLAISGRRDFREVTELARRQIKERLETVPGVGSINLVGGRTRAMNVVIDTDRLAAYDLSVDDVQQALLRQNLEVPGGRVDQGPRELVLRTLGRLRTEAEFNNLIIANRNGYPIRVKDVGRAEDSFEEPRSLARLDGDSAVSLVVQKQSGVNTVQLVHDVKERLETIMQTLPPDIAIEIIRDQSRFIEKSIEEVKFHLMLAAVLVSGTILLFIRDWRTTLIATMAIPTSIIPTFMFMRYMGFTLNNITMLALILAIGIVIDDAVVVHENIFRHMEEDGLDAMTASRKGTKEIALAVMATSLSLIVIFLPIAFMGGIVGRFFSSFGGTVAFAVAMSLFVSFTLTPMLCSRFLKLEPGEGGHGAASKSGFIWRIIDGSYGGMLRGALRFKFVVIIIALLTFLSTIPIGKAVGFSLIPRDDQSEYEVSVTTPEGYSLERTSSLMKELEERVWKLNGTKHVFTQIGSTTGRAVKGAGDVTRATIYVRMAELEERDYTQFAIQQEARAFLADYPDLRASVNDVSAFQGGRRPQTFQINLGGPDLEQLSVYADKLVEGLKRDGRVVDLDTTLSLRKPEVQVNVDREAASDLGVPVGTIADSLRVLVGGLPVTRFRDGEEQYDVWLRADAKLRGSVDEIYQLTLPSSKAGLVKLSSLAKLVDERGPTEIERLNRERIVTVLGNPESIALGDAVTLAQGVIKDMEMGPGYSYVLTGQAKTLAETAYYFGIAFGLSVLFMYLILAAQFESWTQPISILMALPVTIPFGLLSLYFFRTPLDLYAMFGLFMLVGIVKKNGILQVDATNQLRARGESRHDAIVEANHTRLRPILMTTVMLVASMVPMALGQGPGAGARASMAKVIIGGQMLSLVLALLVTPVFYALLDQFVCFLRRMGVRFSVEQAPALAAEAPAREWETVESAR; the protein is encoded by the coding sequence ATGACGCTGTCCGACGTCTGCATCAATCGCCCCGTCTTCACGTGGGTGCTGGTGATCGTCCCGCTGGTGCTGGGGGCCGTCTCCTACTCCGAGCTGGGCGTCGACCTCTTCCCCGACGTCGACTTCCCCGTCTGCACGGTGACCACCGTGCTGCCGGGGGCCAGCGTCGAGGAGATGGAGTCGACGGTCACCAAGCCCATCGAGGACATCATCAACACGGTCTCCGGCATCGACGAGCTGCGCTCGACGACGCAGGAGGGGGTGTCGGTCGTCACCGTGCAGTTCCTGCTCTCGAAGAACGGAGACGTCGGAACGCAGGAGGTCCGCGACAAGGTCAACACGATCCTCGGCGATCTCCCCGATGGGACCGACCCGCCGATCATCGACAAGTTCGACACCGGCTCGATGCCCGTCGCGACCCTGGCAATCTCCGGCCGTCGCGACTTCCGCGAGGTGACCGAGTTGGCCCGCCGCCAGATCAAGGAGCGACTGGAAACGGTGCCCGGCGTGGGCTCGATTAACCTCGTCGGCGGCCGGACGCGGGCGATGAACGTTGTCATCGACACCGACCGCCTCGCCGCCTACGACCTCTCGGTCGACGACGTCCAGCAGGCCCTGTTGCGGCAGAATCTGGAAGTCCCCGGAGGCCGCGTCGATCAGGGCCCGCGCGAGCTGGTGCTTCGGACGTTGGGGCGGCTCCGGACGGAAGCCGAGTTCAACAACCTCATCATCGCCAACCGCAACGGCTATCCGATTCGGGTCAAGGACGTCGGCCGCGCCGAGGACTCGTTCGAGGAGCCTCGGAGCCTCGCCCGGCTCGACGGCGATTCCGCTGTGAGCCTGGTGGTCCAGAAGCAGTCGGGGGTCAACACGGTCCAGCTCGTTCACGACGTGAAAGAACGGCTGGAGACGATCATGCAGACCCTCCCTCCGGACATCGCCATCGAGATCATCCGCGACCAGTCGCGGTTCATCGAGAAGTCCATCGAGGAGGTGAAGTTCCACCTGATGCTGGCGGCCGTGCTGGTCTCGGGGACGATCCTGCTGTTCATCCGAGACTGGCGAACGACCCTCATCGCCACGATGGCGATCCCGACGTCGATCATCCCGACGTTCATGTTTATGCGGTACATGGGCTTCACGCTCAACAACATCACGATGCTCGCCCTGATCCTGGCGATCGGCATTGTGATCGACGACGCGGTGGTCGTGCACGAGAACATCTTCCGCCATATGGAGGAGGATGGTCTCGACGCCATGACGGCCTCGCGCAAGGGGACGAAGGAGATCGCCCTGGCGGTCATGGCGACCAGCCTCTCGCTGATCGTCATCTTTCTGCCGATCGCCTTCATGGGAGGCATCGTCGGCCGGTTCTTCTCCAGCTTCGGCGGTACGGTGGCCTTCGCCGTGGCGATGAGCCTGTTCGTGTCGTTCACCCTGACGCCGATGCTCTGCTCGCGGTTCCTCAAGTTGGAGCCGGGCGAGGGTGGTCACGGCGCGGCGTCCAAGTCGGGCTTCATCTGGCGGATCATCGACGGCAGCTACGGCGGGATGCTCCGCGGGGCGCTCCGATTCAAGTTCGTGGTTATCATCATCGCTCTGTTGACGTTCCTGTCGACGATCCCCATCGGCAAGGCGGTGGGCTTCTCACTGATCCCCCGCGACGACCAGAGCGAGTATGAGGTCAGCGTCACCACGCCCGAGGGCTACAGCCTGGAGCGAACCTCGAGCCTCATGAAGGAGCTGGAGGAGCGCGTCTGGAAGCTCAACGGGACGAAACACGTCTTCACTCAGATCGGCTCGACCACCGGCCGGGCGGTGAAGGGAGCGGGCGACGTCACCCGGGCGACGATCTACGTTCGCATGGCCGAGCTGGAAGAGCGCGACTACACCCAGTTCGCCATCCAGCAGGAGGCCCGCGCGTTTCTGGCCGACTACCCCGACCTCCGCGCCAGCGTCAACGACGTCTCGGCCTTCCAGGGAGGACGTCGTCCACAGACTTTCCAGATCAACCTGGGGGGGCCCGACCTGGAGCAACTGTCGGTGTACGCCGATAAGCTCGTCGAGGGTCTGAAGCGCGACGGCCGGGTCGTCGACCTGGACACGACGCTCTCGCTCCGCAAGCCCGAGGTTCAGGTGAACGTCGACCGGGAGGCGGCCAGCGACCTGGGCGTGCCGGTCGGAACGATTGCCGACAGCCTCCGCGTCCTCGTCGGCGGTCTGCCGGTCACCCGGTTCCGCGACGGTGAGGAGCAGTACGACGTCTGGCTCCGTGCCGACGCCAAGCTCCGCGGCTCGGTTGACGAGATCTACCAACTCACCCTCCCCTCGTCGAAGGCCGGGCTGGTGAAGCTCTCCAGCCTTGCGAAGCTCGTCGACGAGCGGGGGCCGACGGAGATCGAGCGGCTCAACCGCGAGCGGATCGTGACCGTGCTGGGTAATCCCGAGTCCATCGCCCTGGGCGACGCCGTCACGCTCGCTCAGGGGGTCATCAAGGACATGGAGATGGGGCCCGGCTACTCTTACGTCCTGACCGGCCAGGCCAAGACGCTGGCGGAGACGGCCTACTACTTCGGGATCGCCTTCGGGCTCTCGGTGCTGTTCATGTACCTGATCCTGGCGGCTCAGTTCGAGAGCTGGACCCAGCCGATCTCCATCCTCATGGCCTTGCCCGTGACGATCCCCTTCGGGCTCCTGTCGCTCTACTTCTTCAGGACGCCTCTAGACCTCTACGCGATGTTCGGGCTGTTCATGCTCGTGGGCATCGTGAAGAAGAACGGTATCCTCCAGGTCGACGCCACGAACCAGCTCCGGGCGCGGGGGGAATCACGGCACGACGCGATCGTCGAGGCCAACCACACCCGGTTGCGGCCGATCCTGATGACGACGGTCATGCTGGTGGCCTCGATGGTCCCGATGGCCCTCGGTCAAGGCCCCGGTGCAGGGGCTCGCGCGAGCATGGCCAAGGTCATCATCGGCGGCCAGATGCTCTCCCTCGTCCTGGCGCTTCTGGTCACCCCCGTCTTCTACGCCCTGCTCGACCAGTTCGTCTGCTTCCTGCGCCGCATGGGCGTCCGCTTCTCAGTCGAACAAGCCCCGGCGCTCGCGGCTGAGGCCCCGGCGAGGGAGTGGGAGACGGTCGAGAGCGCGCGATAA